A single Mangrovimonas sp. YM274 DNA region contains:
- a CDS encoding outer membrane beta-barrel family protein, with translation MKHILLLIAFLSLSTLYASNTSENAARDGIVTGKVMDAALNQPLPYVNIIIKNELGETLTGGITDDQGYFEIKNIPEGKNIITIQYMGYKTVSKPLVIGNGNYKIALGNIFLEEDIASLDEVTVVAEVSSIQQKVDRKVITIGKDLTTTGASASEIMNNLPSVTVDSQSGDISLRGNENVRVLVDGKPTNVPAAQLLRQIPSTSIKSVELITNPSAKYNPEGMSGIINIILHKNANIGFNGNLNVGFAKEISPNFNSSIDMNYRNGKLNFYGNYGNNIGKNEGGGKISRFDDNTEQFFNNWSNNKSHLYKLGIDYYINDNNVFSVYTNQNIYNGKRISATDIIYLNNDNPNFGQNFNNENENNTSSYNAAFKHDFKKEGHNISLEADYSTFDSDETAYFSFTDNAASYMDLVNNKRDNTLINLDYVNPLTESSKLEIGAEYRVNNADNIYDTTNANLFDSNYEYNRSIYSFYTTYGQTFDKWSYQVGARIEQYEVEAIFDQVTQETSDFTDEQFSIYPSAFVTYNTSEKTALQFSYSRRVDRPGLGQINPIREWSTPRITSFGNPELRQQFTNSFELNLTKNVKGGNFSAGTFYRIINDEINRAVYIDPEDPTGDRVILTYDNFDRNTAFGFETSSNYRPTKWWSLNASLEFYVKTLRGVMEQENLEIENSTFNFRMNNNFKATKKLSFSLFGMYRGQDQTLQGMRKPMVLINTGLRYSFLEEDRATFSFSYNDIFNTMKFAFENDRPFPSEGEFNWESNQWRIGLSYRFGGGKYRALSRKQRDNNETQGSGGFM, from the coding sequence ATGAAACACATTCTACTTTTAATTGCATTTTTATCATTGTCAACCCTATACGCCAGCAATACTTCCGAAAATGCTGCGAGAGATGGTATCGTAACGGGTAAAGTGATGGATGCTGCCTTAAACCAACCTTTACCTTACGTAAATATAATTATTAAAAATGAGCTTGGAGAAACTTTGACGGGAGGTATCACCGATGATCAAGGGTATTTTGAAATCAAAAATATCCCCGAAGGTAAAAATATTATTACCATTCAATATATGGGATATAAAACCGTATCCAAGCCATTGGTTATTGGCAATGGCAACTACAAAATAGCTTTAGGAAACATCTTCTTAGAAGAGGATATTGCTAGTTTGGACGAGGTTACGGTAGTTGCCGAAGTGTCCTCCATTCAGCAAAAGGTGGATCGCAAAGTTATTACCATAGGAAAAGACCTTACCACAACAGGCGCCTCTGCTTCGGAAATTATGAACAATCTCCCTTCGGTAACTGTAGACAGTCAAAGTGGCGACATTAGTCTTCGTGGCAATGAAAATGTACGTGTATTGGTGGATGGCAAACCTACCAATGTTCCTGCAGCGCAGTTATTGCGACAAATTCCTTCCACATCCATTAAAAGTGTAGAATTGATCACCAATCCTTCGGCAAAATATAACCCAGAAGGAATGAGTGGTATCATCAATATTATTCTTCATAAAAATGCCAATATAGGCTTCAACGGAAACCTTAACGTTGGATTTGCTAAAGAAATCAGCCCAAATTTTAATAGTTCTATCGACATGAACTATCGCAATGGCAAACTTAACTTCTACGGAAATTACGGGAATAACATTGGCAAAAATGAAGGAGGTGGAAAAATTAGCCGCTTTGATGACAATACTGAGCAGTTCTTCAATAACTGGTCCAACAACAAATCACATTTATATAAATTAGGTATTGACTATTACATTAATGACAACAATGTATTTTCTGTTTACACGAACCAAAACATTTACAACGGAAAAAGAATCAGTGCAACAGATATCATTTACCTCAACAACGACAATCCCAATTTTGGTCAGAATTTCAACAATGAAAACGAAAATAACACATCCTCATATAACGCGGCCTTTAAACATGATTTCAAAAAAGAAGGCCACAATATTAGCCTAGAAGCTGATTACAGCACTTTTGACAGTGACGAAACTGCTTATTTCAGCTTCACGGACAATGCTGCTTCCTATATGGATTTGGTAAACAATAAAAGGGACAACACCTTAATCAATTTAGATTACGTAAACCCGCTAACAGAAAGTTCAAAGCTTGAGATTGGTGCGGAATACCGTGTAAACAATGCAGACAACATATACGATACCACGAATGCTAATTTATTTGATTCCAATTACGAATACAACCGAAGCATCTATTCCTTCTATACCACATATGGTCAAACTTTTGACAAATGGTCCTACCAAGTAGGCGCTAGGATAGAACAATATGAAGTAGAAGCCATTTTCGATCAAGTTACGCAAGAAACTTCAGATTTTACTGATGAGCAGTTTAGCATCTACCCTTCAGCCTTCGTTACTTATAACACGTCTGAAAAAACAGCGCTTCAATTCAGTTACAGTAGACGTGTTGACCGACCTGGTCTGGGACAAATTAACCCAATTAGAGAATGGAGCACCCCAAGAATTACCTCTTTTGGAAATCCAGAACTAAGACAACAGTTTACCAACTCCTTCGAGCTTAATTTAACCAAAAATGTAAAAGGAGGAAACTTTAGTGCGGGTACTTTTTACAGAATCATTAATGACGAAATTAATAGGGCCGTGTATATAGACCCTGAAGACCCCACAGGAGACCGTGTTATTTTAACCTATGATAACTTTGACCGAAATACTGCTTTTGGTTTTGAAACGTCAAGCAATTATAGACCAACAAAATGGTGGAGTTTAAATGCCAGCCTTGAATTTTATGTGAAGACGCTAAGAGGTGTTATGGAGCAGGAAAATTTAGAAATTGAAAATTCCACTTTCAATTTTCGTATGAATAACAACTTTAAAGCGACTAAAAAATTAAGCTTTTCATTGTTTGGAATGTATCGTGGCCAAGACCAAACCTTACAGGGCATGAGAAAACCAATGGTTTTAATAAACACAGGACTACGCTACAGCTTCTTGGAAGAAGATAGAGCAACCTTTAGTTTTAGCTACAACGACATTTTCAACACCATGAAATTCGCCTTTGAAAATGACAGGCCCTTCCCATCTGAAGGTGAATTTAACTGGGAGAGCAATCAGTGGCGCATTGGACTTTCATACCGTTTTGGCGGAGGAAAATATAGAGCACTTAGCAGAAAGCAAAGAGACAACAATGAAACCCAAGGAAGTGGCGGGTTTATGTAA
- a CDS encoding glycosyltransferase family 2 protein, which produces MKLSVVILNYNVRYFLELCLSSVVEATKDIESEIIVVDNHSADDSCEMVKTLFPEVILIENKDNVGFSKGNNQAVRSAKGEYLCILNPDTVLPEDVFVQLLTFADAKENVGIVGCRLVDGTGHFLPESKRNIPTPYVSLKKVTGFTKEYYANQLGEHEIGKIPVFVGAFMLIKRAVYNEVQGFDEDYFMYGEDVDLSYKVLEAGYDNYYNGTITAIHYKGESTLKDAVYARRFYGAMQIFYKKHFKKNILFNLAVWFGIRMAYVASREPKPANPKVNHYILVSDKMAEGLEKVLSKKVSVVDEIQQVKPHTEIIFDANALSFKKIIQYMCDNQINRNAKFKILSKSSTFILGSNSSKNRGKVILLEQN; this is translated from the coding sequence GTGAAATTATCCGTTGTCATATTAAATTATAACGTTCGTTATTTTTTGGAGCTTTGCCTAAGCAGTGTCGTTGAAGCTACTAAAGATATCGAGTCGGAAATTATTGTTGTTGATAATCATTCTGCCGATGATAGTTGTGAAATGGTCAAGACACTTTTTCCTGAAGTTATTTTGATAGAGAATAAGGATAACGTAGGTTTTTCCAAAGGAAATAATCAGGCGGTTCGTAGTGCGAAAGGGGAATATCTCTGCATTTTAAATCCAGATACCGTATTACCAGAAGATGTTTTTGTACAATTGTTGACTTTTGCAGATGCAAAGGAAAATGTTGGGATTGTAGGCTGTAGATTGGTGGACGGCACTGGCCATTTTCTGCCAGAAAGTAAGCGCAATATTCCAACACCTTATGTGTCTTTAAAGAAGGTGACAGGATTTACAAAGGAGTATTATGCCAATCAATTGGGGGAACATGAGATAGGCAAAATCCCTGTGTTTGTTGGAGCTTTTATGTTGATTAAAAGAGCAGTTTATAACGAAGTACAAGGCTTTGATGAGGACTATTTTATGTATGGGGAAGATGTGGATTTGTCTTATAAAGTTCTTGAAGCTGGCTACGATAACTATTATAACGGAACCATAACGGCAATTCATTATAAAGGAGAAAGCACCTTAAAAGATGCAGTTTACGCCCGCCGATTTTACGGTGCCATGCAAATTTTCTACAAGAAACATTTTAAAAAGAATATCCTGTTCAATCTAGCCGTTTGGTTTGGGATTCGGATGGCTTATGTGGCCAGTAGAGAACCTAAACCTGCCAATCCAAAGGTAAATCATTACATATTGGTTTCTGATAAAATGGCTGAAGGTTTGGAGAAAGTACTAAGCAAAAAAGTTTCCGTCGTTGATGAGATACAGCAAGTGAAACCACACACTGAAATAATTTTTGATGCTAACGCATTGAGTTTTAAAAAAATCATTCAGTATATGTGCGACAATCAAATAAATAGAAACGCAAAATTTAAAATTCTTTCAAAAAGCTCTACCTTTATCCTCGGAAGTAACAGCTCAAAAAATAGAGGTAAAGTTATTTTGTTGGAACAGAATTAA
- a CDS encoding dihydrolipoamide acetyltransferase family protein, with the protein MAKFELKLPKMGESVAEATITSWLKEVGDTIEMDEAVLEIATDKVDSEVPSEVDGVLVEKLFNVDDVVQVGQTIAIIETDADVADTQAAPQEEPVKEEVEAEPAAVAQVAETVQAAQEAVAPVVSTEDRFYSPLVRNIAKEEGISQAELDKISGTGKEGRVTKNDILAYLENRGSQPVQDAVAAPQPAKVDVPQVNGTQQAKPAAAPVVASGEDEIIEMSRMGKLIAHHMVESVQTSAHVQSFIEADVTNIWNWRKKVKDGFAKREGENLTFTPIFMEAIAKALKDFPMMNISVQGDKIIKKKHINLGMAAALPDGNLIVPVIKDADQLNLVGMTKKVNDLANRARVNKLKPDEIQGGTYTVTNVGTFGSIMGTPIINQPQVGILALGAIRKVPAVVETPEGDFIGIRYRMFLSHSYDHRVVNGALGGQFVKAVKDYLEAWDVNRDI; encoded by the coding sequence ATGGCAAAATTTGAATTAAAGCTCCCGAAGATGGGGGAAAGTGTTGCGGAAGCAACCATAACATCATGGTTAAAAGAAGTAGGAGATACTATTGAGATGGATGAAGCGGTTTTGGAAATTGCTACAGACAAGGTAGATAGTGAGGTGCCTAGTGAGGTTGACGGTGTTTTAGTTGAAAAGCTGTTCAATGTAGATGATGTAGTTCAAGTAGGGCAAACAATAGCTATTATTGAGACGGATGCCGATGTTGCAGATACACAAGCTGCACCACAGGAAGAACCGGTGAAGGAGGAAGTGGAAGCAGAACCAGCTGCGGTGGCCCAAGTAGCGGAAACTGTACAGGCAGCACAAGAAGCTGTAGCGCCTGTAGTATCTACAGAGGATAGATTTTATTCACCATTGGTGAGAAACATCGCCAAGGAAGAAGGTATCAGCCAAGCTGAACTTGATAAAATCTCAGGAACAGGAAAAGAAGGTCGCGTGACCAAAAATGATATTTTGGCCTACCTTGAAAACAGAGGTAGCCAACCAGTTCAGGATGCGGTAGCGGCACCACAACCAGCTAAAGTTGACGTTCCTCAAGTAAATGGAACCCAGCAAGCCAAGCCTGCAGCAGCTCCTGTAGTGGCAAGTGGTGAGGATGAAATCATCGAAATGAGCCGTATGGGGAAATTGATTGCACACCATATGGTGGAATCGGTGCAAACTTCTGCTCATGTACAAAGTTTCATAGAAGCCGATGTTACTAATATCTGGAACTGGCGTAAAAAAGTTAAAGACGGTTTCGCAAAACGTGAAGGTGAAAACTTGACCTTTACTCCAATCTTTATGGAGGCTATAGCCAAAGCGCTTAAAGATTTCCCAATGATGAACATTTCGGTTCAAGGAGATAAAATCATCAAGAAAAAGCATATCAATTTAGGGATGGCGGCAGCCTTGCCAGATGGTAACTTAATTGTGCCGGTAATCAAGGATGCGGATCAGTTGAACTTGGTAGGAATGACCAAAAAGGTAAACGACTTGGCTAATAGAGCTAGAGTCAATAAACTAAAACCAGATGAAATCCAAGGCGGAACTTACACAGTGACCAATGTGGGGACATTTGGAAGCATTATGGGGACACCAATTATCAATCAACCTCAAGTAGGGATTTTGGCCTTAGGTGCTATTAGAAAAGTGCCTGCAGTAGTAGAAACTCCAGAAGGTGATTTCATTGGAATCCGTTACAGAATGTTCTTGTCGCATTCATATGACCATAGAGTAGTGAATGGTGCGCTGGGAGGACAATTTGTAAAAGCTGTTAAAGATTATTTAGAAGCTTGGGATGTAAATAGAGATATTTAA
- a CDS encoding sodium:solute symporter: protein MTPGTIALLILGYFVVLILISFFTGKEDSNEAFFKANKSAPWYLVAFGMIGASLSGVTFISVPGAVETKQFGYLQVVFGYFFGYLAIAYILLPIYYKLNLTSIYTYLKDRFGHVSYKTGSVAFLVSRTVGAAFRLFLVAKVLQLLVFDQFEIPFAITVVITIALIWLYTFKGGIKTIIFTDTLQTLFMLISVVVTITFLASALDFHSITDVYTAVSESPLSKTLFLEDINDSQYFFKSFLAGMFITITMTGLDQDMMQKNLTCKNLKEAQKNMISFSIVLIFVNILFLVLGLLLTQYAQQYGITAKKDDLFPTIAMLPEIGIMTSAFFLLGLIAAAYSSADSALTALTTSFCIDIIELDKKPQEQQKKTRKRVHIATSFVLIIVILIFDLLFKDVSVIWELFKAAGYTYGPLLGLFAFGIYTKMQIKDQFVWIVAIISPIVSYLLNSYSEELLGGYQIGFEILIINGLLTFLGLILIRRKQD, encoded by the coding sequence ATGACCCCAGGAACCATTGCGCTCTTAATTCTAGGTTATTTTGTAGTATTAATCCTTATTTCATTTTTCACTGGAAAGGAAGACAGCAACGAAGCCTTTTTTAAAGCCAATAAATCGGCGCCATGGTATTTGGTAGCTTTTGGAATGATTGGCGCTTCGTTATCTGGGGTAACGTTCATCTCTGTGCCCGGAGCGGTGGAAACCAAACAATTTGGGTATTTACAAGTCGTATTTGGCTACTTTTTTGGCTATTTGGCCATTGCCTATATTTTACTACCCATTTATTACAAATTGAACCTCACCTCTATTTACACCTATTTAAAGGACCGCTTTGGACATGTAAGTTATAAAACGGGCTCTGTGGCCTTTTTGGTTTCTAGAACTGTAGGCGCCGCTTTTAGATTATTTTTGGTCGCCAAGGTGCTCCAATTACTCGTTTTTGACCAATTTGAGATTCCTTTTGCTATTACCGTAGTAATTACCATTGCCCTAATTTGGCTATACACTTTTAAAGGCGGCATTAAAACCATCATATTTACAGACACACTTCAAACTCTTTTCATGTTAATTTCAGTTGTGGTAACCATTACTTTTTTGGCATCCGCTCTAGATTTCCACAGCATAACCGATGTGTATACAGCCGTAAGCGAAAGCCCTTTAAGCAAAACGTTGTTTTTAGAAGACATTAATGATTCCCAGTACTTTTTCAAGAGTTTTTTGGCCGGAATGTTCATTACCATCACAATGACCGGACTGGATCAAGATATGATGCAGAAAAACCTAACCTGCAAAAACCTGAAGGAGGCTCAGAAAAACATGATTTCCTTCAGTATTGTATTGATTTTTGTAAATATTCTGTTTTTGGTTTTAGGACTTCTGTTAACTCAGTATGCCCAACAATATGGCATTACGGCTAAAAAGGATGATCTGTTCCCAACTATCGCCATGCTTCCGGAAATAGGCATCATGACCTCGGCATTCTTTTTATTAGGGCTCATTGCAGCGGCCTACTCCAGTGCCGATTCTGCCTTAACAGCACTGACAACCTCTTTCTGTATCGACATTATTGAATTGGATAAAAAGCCGCAGGAACAACAAAAAAAGACTAGAAAAAGAGTGCATATAGCCACGAGTTTTGTCCTTATCATTGTGATTTTAATATTTGATTTACTCTTTAAGGATGTTTCGGTAATTTGGGAACTTTTTAAAGCCGCTGGTTATACTTATGGACCTCTTCTTGGACTGTTTGCCTTTGGGATTTATACCAAAATGCAAATTAAGGATCAATTTGTATGGATTGTAGCCATCATCTCCCCTATAGTTTCCTACCTTTTGAACAGTTATTCTGAAGAACTTCTAGGTGGCTACCAAATAGGGTTTGAAATTTTAATCATCAATGGCCTCCTGACATTTTTAGGATTAATACTGATTCGTAGAAAGCAAGACTAA
- a CDS encoding CoA-binding protein, with protein sequence MTKKTLVFGASLNPSRYSNFAIGRLLAHGHEVVAYGIKKGSVADVKIDDELLKYDHIDTVTLYLNPSRQSAYYDYLVSLSPKRIIFNPGTENPELYQILEANNIGYEVACTLVLLSTNQY encoded by the coding sequence ATGACAAAAAAGACACTTGTTTTTGGAGCTTCCTTGAATCCTTCCCGATATTCCAATTTTGCCATAGGAAGATTGTTGGCTCACGGCCATGAAGTAGTAGCCTATGGAATTAAAAAAGGAAGCGTTGCTGATGTTAAAATTGATGATGAATTGTTGAAGTATGATCATATTGATACCGTGACATTATACCTCAACCCATCACGGCAAAGCGCGTATTATGACTATCTGGTGTCCTTAAGTCCAAAACGGATTATTTTTAATCCGGGAACAGAAAATCCTGAGCTTTACCAAATTTTGGAAGCTAATAACATTGGCTATGAAGTGGCTTGTACTTTAGTCTTGCTTTCTACGAATCAGTATTAA
- a CDS encoding 3-oxoacyl-ACP synthase III family protein yields MYNSKIVGLGHYVPDNVVTNDDLSKMMDTNDAWIQERTGIKERRWVEDETGDTTSTMGVKAAKIAIERAGIDKDDIDFIVFATLSPDYYFPGPGVAVQKALGIKTVGALDIRNQCSGFVYGISIADQYIKTGMYKNVLVIGSEVHSRGLDKTTRGRGVSVIFGDGAGAAVLSREDDPAKGILSTHLHSEGEHAEELSLIAPGMGKRWVSDILRDNDPNDESYLPHMNGQFVFKNAVVRFSEVIMEGLVKNNLQVSDIDMLIPHQANLRISQFIQNKFKLNDDQVFNNIQSYGNTTAASIPIALTEAWEQNKIKEGDLVVLAAFGSGFTWGSVVIKW; encoded by the coding sequence ATGTACAATTCAAAAATAGTTGGTCTTGGGCATTATGTGCCGGATAATGTGGTAACTAATGACGATTTATCCAAAATGATGGATACCAACGATGCCTGGATCCAGGAGCGAACAGGAATTAAAGAACGCCGCTGGGTTGAAGATGAGACGGGGGATACCACATCAACAATGGGGGTAAAGGCTGCGAAAATTGCTATTGAACGCGCTGGTATAGATAAAGACGATATCGATTTTATTGTGTTTGCTACCTTAAGTCCAGATTATTATTTCCCGGGACCAGGAGTGGCCGTTCAAAAAGCTCTAGGCATTAAAACCGTGGGGGCCTTGGATATTAGAAACCAATGTTCTGGTTTTGTATATGGCATTTCAATCGCCGATCAATATATCAAAACAGGGATGTATAAAAACGTATTGGTGATTGGTAGTGAGGTGCACTCTAGAGGTTTGGATAAAACAACCAGAGGAAGAGGCGTGTCGGTAATTTTTGGGGATGGAGCGGGAGCTGCTGTGTTGAGTAGAGAAGACGATCCAGCCAAAGGAATATTATCCACACATTTACATTCTGAAGGTGAGCACGCCGAAGAGTTGAGCTTGATTGCCCCAGGGATGGGAAAACGTTGGGTAAGTGACATTTTGAGAGACAACGATCCTAATGACGAAAGCTATTTACCGCATATGAACGGGCAATTTGTATTTAAAAATGCAGTGGTACGTTTTAGTGAAGTCATAATGGAAGGATTGGTTAAGAATAACTTGCAGGTTTCCGATATTGATATGTTGATTCCGCATCAGGCCAATTTGAGAATTTCTCAATTTATCCAGAATAAATTTAAGTTGAATGACGACCAGGTATTCAACAACATTCAAAGTTATGGAAACACTACAGCTGCGTCCATCCCTATTGCGTTAACCGAAGCCTGGGAACAAAATAAAATTAAAGAAGGTGACTTAGTGGTGTTGGCCGCTTTTGGAAGTGGATTTACTTGGGGAAGTGTGGTTATTAAGTGGTAA
- the recR gene encoding recombination mediator RecR — protein MEFSSKLLEKAVNEMSQLPGVGKRTALRLVLHLLGQPQERTQLLSEALSTMRNEIKFCKSCHNISDTELCEICSNPNRMEDVVCVVEDIRDVMAIENTSSFKGLYHVLGGKISPMDGIGPNDLNIESLVVKVKQGKIKELIFALGSTMEGDTTNFYIYKQIQDFNIVTSTIARGISVGNELEYTDEITLGRSIINRIPFEVSLKS, from the coding sequence ATGGAATTTTCTTCAAAACTTCTAGAAAAAGCGGTTAATGAAATGTCCCAGTTGCCTGGGGTTGGTAAGCGTACAGCCTTAAGATTGGTCCTGCATTTATTGGGGCAGCCTCAGGAACGCACCCAGCTCCTGTCAGAAGCATTGAGTACCATGCGCAACGAAATTAAATTCTGTAAAAGTTGCCATAACATTAGCGATACGGAACTTTGTGAAATTTGTTCCAACCCAAATAGAATGGAAGATGTTGTTTGTGTTGTGGAAGATATTAGGGATGTCATGGCTATAGAAAATACCAGTTCGTTTAAAGGTTTGTACCATGTGCTGGGAGGCAAGATTTCTCCTATGGACGGTATAGGACCAAACGACCTTAATATTGAATCGCTCGTAGTAAAAGTAAAGCAGGGTAAAATAAAGGAGCTTATTTTTGCGTTAGGCTCTACGATGGAAGGCGATACTACCAACTTTTATATTTACAAACAAATTCAGGACTTCAATATTGTAACCTCTACCATTGCCCGAGGCATCTCCGTTGGTAATGAACTCGAATATACCGATGAGATTACCTTAGGAAGAAGTATCATCAACAGAATTCCTTTTGAGGTGTCCTTAAAGTCCTAG
- the htpG gene encoding molecular chaperone HtpG has protein sequence MAKGNINVSVENIFPLIKKFLYSDHEIFLRELISNATDATLKLKHLTNIGEAKVEYGNPQIEVKIDKDAKKLHIIDQGLGMTAEEVEKYINEVAFSGAEEFLDKYKDSAKDSGIIGHFGLGFYSAFMVAEKVEIITKSFKDEPAAHWTCDGSPQFSLEPHDKTERGTEIILHIADDSTEFLEESRIRELLLKYNKFMPIPIKFGTKEVNDPDFTPKTTTDKDGKETTEPHKQITVDNIINNPNPAWTKQPTDLEDQDYKDFYRELYPMQFEEPLFHIHLNVDYPFNLTGILYFPKMTNDLNIQKDKIQLYQNQVFVTDNVEGIVPEFLTMLKGVIDSPDIPLNVSRSYLQADGAVKKISSYITRKVADKLKSLFNNNREDFEKKWDDIKIVIEYGMLSEEKFFEKADAFALYPTVDGTYYTYQELIDKIKDSQTDKDNKTVILYASNKDEQHSYIESAKAKGYEVLLLDSPIVSHLMQKLETSKENISFSRVDADHVDNLIKKEDTKISKLSEEQKTALDTLLKETIPAEKFTVQLEAMDSDTTPFMITQPEFMRRMKEMQATGGGMFGMGNMPEMYNLVVNTNSELVGQILDTEAKDEQERLINQSLDLARLSQGLLKGEELTNFIKRSYQMIK, from the coding sequence ATGGCAAAAGGAAATATTAATGTTTCGGTTGAAAACATCTTTCCGTTGATCAAAAAATTCTTATACAGCGATCACGAAATCTTTTTACGCGAGTTAATCAGTAATGCTACTGACGCTACCCTAAAACTTAAACACCTTACCAATATTGGAGAGGCGAAAGTTGAATATGGCAATCCACAAATTGAAGTAAAAATTGATAAAGATGCCAAGAAACTTCACATTATTGACCAAGGTCTTGGTATGACTGCCGAAGAGGTTGAAAAGTACATTAATGAAGTGGCTTTTTCTGGTGCTGAGGAGTTTTTGGACAAATACAAAGATTCTGCAAAAGACTCAGGAATCATTGGGCATTTCGGTCTAGGGTTCTACTCTGCCTTTATGGTAGCCGAGAAAGTAGAGATCATCACGAAATCTTTTAAAGATGAACCAGCAGCTCATTGGACCTGTGATGGCTCTCCACAATTCTCTTTGGAACCTCATGACAAAACCGAAAGAGGCACAGAAATCATTTTACATATTGCAGACGATTCAACCGAATTCTTGGAAGAATCAAGAATTAGAGAGTTGTTGTTGAAATACAACAAGTTTATGCCTATTCCAATTAAATTTGGAACCAAGGAAGTAAACGATCCAGATTTCACACCAAAAACAACTACCGATAAAGATGGCAAAGAAACTACAGAGCCTCACAAACAAATTACTGTAGACAATATCATCAACAACCCAAATCCAGCTTGGACCAAACAGCCAACCGATTTGGAAGACCAGGATTACAAAGACTTCTACAGAGAATTGTATCCTATGCAATTTGAGGAGCCATTATTCCACATCCATTTGAATGTTGACTATCCGTTTAACCTAACGGGAATTTTATACTTCCCTAAAATGACCAACGACCTTAATATTCAAAAGGATAAAATTCAGTTGTACCAAAACCAAGTGTTTGTAACGGATAATGTGGAAGGTATTGTTCCTGAATTCTTAACTATGTTAAAAGGGGTTATCGACTCTCCAGACATTCCTTTGAACGTGTCACGTAGTTATTTACAGGCGGACGGTGCGGTGAAAAAGATTTCATCCTACATCACTCGTAAGGTTGCTGATAAGTTAAAATCCTTGTTCAACAACAACCGTGAAGACTTTGAGAAAAAATGGGATGACATCAAGATTGTGATTGAATACGGAATGCTTTCTGAGGAAAAATTCTTTGAAAAAGCTGATGCATTTGCCTTATACCCAACAGTGGACGGTACATACTATACTTATCAAGAATTGATTGACAAAATCAAGGATAGCCAAACTGATAAGGACAATAAAACCGTAATCCTTTATGCGTCTAATAAAGACGAGCAACACAGCTATATTGAAAGTGCCAAAGCTAAAGGCTACGAGGTATTGTTATTGGATTCTCCAATTGTGAGCCACTTGATGCAAAAACTGGAAACCTCTAAAGAGAATATTTCCTTCTCTCGTGTGGATGCTGACCATGTTGACAACTTAATCAAGAAAGAGGACACAAAAATCTCTAAACTTTCCGAAGAGCAAAAAACTGCTTTGGACACCCTTTTGAAAGAAACGATTCCGGCTGAAAAATTCACAGTCCAATTGGAAGCGATGGATAGCGACACTACGCCATTTATGATCACGCAACCCGAGTTTATGCGTCGAATGAAAGAGATGCAAGCTACTGGAGGTGGTATGTTTGGAATGGGTAACATGCCAGAAATGTACAATTTGGTGGTAAATACCAATTCTGAATTGGTAGGCCAAATTTTGGATACCGAAGCCAAAGATGAGCAAGAGCGTTTGATCAACCAAAGTTTGGATTTGGCAAGATTGTCACAAGGGCTACTAAAAGGTGAAGAACTTACCAACTTCATCAAACGAAGCTACCAAATGATTAAATAA